From a single Methanobrevibacter sp. genomic region:
- the cofD gene encoding 2-phospho-L-lactate transferase, with translation MITVLSGGTGTPKLLQGLKEVVDPSDLTIIVNTLENDYFSGVYVSADIDTVLYTMADMINDEFWYGVKNDTFITHERLEELGCPELLRIGDIDRATKIQKTQLMEKYGLSKACEIQAENMGLQSKIIPMSEEDSEIKIITDIGELEFHDFLIKHQSEPDVIDLKFSEVSPTDGIVDAIKDSDAVIIGPSNPITSISPILSLEGVREALKDTYVIAVSPIIGSDSVSGPASKFMKALNIDVSSVGVASLYEDFLDTIVIDIQDNVKKAEINQIINKVIVTNTIMNNLDAKKNLAQMIIDSIP, from the coding sequence ATGATTACTGTTTTATCTGGTGGAACTGGTACTCCAAAATTATTACAGGGTTTAAAAGAAGTTGTTGATCCTAGTGATTTGACAATCATTGTTAATACATTGGAAAATGATTATTTTTCTGGTGTTTATGTATCTGCAGATATTGACACTGTATTATATACTATGGCAGATATGATTAATGATGAATTTTGGTATGGTGTTAAGAATGACACTTTCATAACTCATGAACGTCTTGAAGAATTAGGATGTCCTGAATTACTTAGGATTGGAGATATTGATCGTGCAACTAAAATACAAAAGACACAATTGATGGAAAAGTATGGTCTTAGCAAAGCATGTGAAATCCAGGCAGAAAATATGGGTCTTCAATCAAAAATTATTCCAATGAGTGAAGAAGATTCTGAAATCAAAATAATTACTGATATTGGAGAATTGGAGTTCCATGATTTTTTAATCAAACATCAATCTGAACCTGATGTTATCGACCTTAAATTTTCTGAGGTTTCACCAACTGATGGTATTGTTGATGCAATTAAAGATTCAGATGCAGTAATTATCGGACCGTCAAATCCAATTACTTCAATTTCACCAATATTGTCTCTAGAGGGTGTTCGTGAAGCATTAAAAGATACTTATGTTATTGCAGTATCACCAATTATTGGTTCTGATTCTGTCTCAGGGCCTGCAAGCAAATTCATGAAAGCATTGAATATTGATGTTTCCTCTGTTGGTGTTGCATCATTGTATGAAGATTTTTTAGATACAATTGTAATTGATATTCAAGATAATGTTAAAAAAGCTGAAATAAATCAAATAATTAATAAGGTAATAGTTACAAATACAATAATGAATAATTTAGATGCTAAAAAAAATTTGGCGCAAATGATTATTGACAGTATTCCTTAG